A region from the Lentimonas sp. CC4 genome encodes:
- the thiS gene encoding sulfur carrier protein ThiS has protein sequence MKIQLNDEPRTVADGCNLHAFLTDCGFAAKAGIAVAVNHSIVPVGQWEGCDLSDGDSILLIQATQGG, from the coding sequence ATGAAGATTCAACTCAATGATGAACCGCGCACAGTGGCAGACGGCTGCAACTTGCATGCTTTTTTAACTGACTGTGGCTTTGCCGCGAAGGCAGGGATCGCTGTGGCAGTCAATCATTCCATTGTGCCTGTAGGCCAATGGGAGGGTTGCGACTTGAGTGACGGTGACTCCATTCTACTCATTCAAGCAACACAAGGCGGCTGA
- the thiC gene encoding phosphomethylpyrimidine synthase ThiC, with amino-acid sequence MSENSTNETISNHTLFPNSERVYITGSRPDLKVPMREIQLSPTILPNGAGESPNDPVRVYDTAGAWGDADYHGDVTRGLPRMREAWIRERGDVEEYEGRAVKPQDDGYLSEVHKAGARLKENDRKLIEFENKPYRPLRAKAGKCVTQLHYARAGIITPEMEFIAIRENMKLQAAKQGADISPNADQNTLNIQHPGQSFGASIPDEITPEFVRSEVARGRAIIPSNINHPELEPMIIGRNFLVKINTNIGNSAVASSIEEEVEKMRWSVKWGGDTLMDLSTGKNIHQTREWIMRNCPVPVGTVPIYQALEKVNGKAEDLTWEIFRDTLIEQAEQGVDYFTIHAAVLLPFVPMTAKRMTGIVSRGGSIMAKWCLSHHKENFLYTHWDDICEIMAAYDVSFSIGDGLRPGSIADANDEAQFAELKTQGELTTRAWEFGVQVMNEGPGHVPMHMIEENMTKQIEWCHEAPFYTLGPLTTDIAPGYDHITSGIGAAMIGWYGCAMLCYVTPKEHLGLPNRDDVREGVITYKIAAHAADLGKGHPAAQYRDNALSKARFEFRWEDQFNLSLDPEKAKSFHDETLPQDSAKTAHFCSMCGPNFCSMKITEDVRAYAAQLGVSEQEALEKGMAEKSAEFKNKGGEVYLAGSKA; translated from the coding sequence ATGTCAGAAAATTCCACCAACGAAACGATTTCGAACCATACATTATTTCCAAACTCCGAGCGGGTTTATATTACTGGATCACGGCCAGACCTGAAGGTGCCGATGCGTGAGATTCAGCTTTCGCCGACGATCTTGCCAAATGGTGCGGGTGAGTCGCCGAATGATCCAGTTCGCGTCTATGATACGGCAGGTGCATGGGGTGATGCGGACTATCACGGTGATGTGACTCGGGGCTTACCGCGCATGCGTGAGGCATGGATTCGTGAGCGTGGGGATGTCGAGGAATACGAGGGCCGTGCAGTCAAACCTCAGGATGATGGCTATTTGTCCGAGGTGCATAAAGCGGGCGCCCGGTTGAAAGAGAATGATCGTAAGCTGATCGAATTTGAGAATAAACCATATCGTCCTTTGCGCGCAAAGGCCGGTAAGTGTGTAACGCAGCTGCACTATGCGCGCGCTGGCATCATTACGCCGGAGATGGAGTTCATCGCGATCCGTGAGAATATGAAGCTGCAAGCGGCGAAGCAGGGAGCCGACATTTCGCCGAATGCGGATCAGAATACGCTAAATATTCAGCACCCAGGGCAAAGTTTTGGTGCGTCGATTCCAGATGAAATCACGCCGGAATTCGTGCGCTCGGAGGTGGCGCGTGGTCGTGCCATCATTCCTTCGAATATCAATCACCCTGAGCTGGAGCCGATGATTATCGGCCGCAACTTTTTGGTGAAGATCAATACCAATATCGGTAACTCTGCAGTGGCGTCTTCGATCGAAGAAGAGGTTGAGAAAATGCGTTGGTCGGTGAAGTGGGGTGGTGATACTTTGATGGATCTTTCGACGGGTAAAAATATTCACCAGACGCGTGAATGGATTATGCGTAATTGCCCTGTGCCTGTCGGGACGGTTCCGATTTACCAAGCCTTGGAAAAGGTGAATGGAAAGGCTGAAGACCTGACTTGGGAAATCTTCCGTGATACCTTGATCGAACAAGCCGAACAAGGTGTGGATTACTTTACAATCCACGCGGCGGTGCTGCTGCCCTTCGTGCCGATGACTGCCAAGCGTATGACGGGTATCGTGAGCCGTGGTGGTTCGATCATGGCGAAATGGTGCCTCTCGCACCACAAGGAGAATTTTCTCTACACGCACTGGGATGACATTTGCGAAATCATGGCGGCCTATGACGTCTCGTTTTCGATTGGAGACGGTCTGCGTCCGGGCTCGATTGCGGATGCGAATGATGAAGCGCAATTTGCTGAATTGAAAACGCAGGGTGAGCTGACGACGCGCGCTTGGGAGTTTGGGGTGCAGGTCATGAATGAAGGCCCTGGGCACGTGCCGATGCATATGATTGAGGAGAACATGACGAAGCAAATTGAGTGGTGCCATGAGGCGCCTTTCTACACGCTTGGGCCACTCACGACCGACATCGCGCCGGGCTACGACCACATTACCAGTGGTATCGGTGCGGCGATGATCGGGTGGTATGGTTGTGCGATGCTTTGCTATGTGACGCCGAAGGAGCACCTCGGTTTGCCGAATAGGGACGACGTGCGTGAAGGCGTGATTACATACAAAATCGCGGCGCATGCGGCTGACCTCGGGAAGGGGCATCCTGCCGCGCAGTATCGTGATAATGCGCTGTCGAAGGCGCGCTTCGAATTCCGTTGGGAGGATCAGTTTAATCTTTCGCTGGATCCCGAGAAGGCGAAGTCCTTTCACGACGAAACTTTACCACAGGACTCCGCGAAGACGGCGCATTTCTGTTCGATGTGTGGACCGAACTTTTGCTCGATGAAGATTACCGAAGATGTCCGCGCATATGCAGCGCAGCTTGGCGTCTCAGAGCAGGAAGCACTCGAAAAGGGCATGGCTGAAAAGTCGGCTGAATTTAAAAACAAAGGCGGCGAGGTCTATCTCGCTGGTTCTAAAGCATGA
- the moeB gene encoding molybdopterin-synthase adenylyltransferase MoeB has translation MTTLRKSEIERYQRHLTLPGFGEVAQLKLKTARVLVVGAGGLGCPALQYLAAAGVGTLGIVDDDRVCRSNLQRQILFAESDVGQSKAEVAAARLLAMNPDVCCEVHATRLTIANALELIGAYDVVLDGSDNFTTRYLVNDACVLAGKPLIYGALQAFQGQASVFNYEGGPTYRCLFPEPPRPEDAPNCSEVGVLGVLPGMIGVIQATEAIKVLTGIGEPLSGRLLIYDALKMSQTTVRFERVPEVADVTELTELQYCCSLPEEDVEEEIAVDALRALRAINASAIQVIDVRESWERALFKIDSVHIPLGEILEQTADITEFGLQLDRPTVVYCKAGGRSLKALHVLRAQYGFSRIYSLKGGMQAWAAAL, from the coding sequence ATGACTACATTGAGGAAATCTGAAATCGAGCGCTACCAGCGTCATTTGACTTTACCTGGGTTTGGCGAAGTCGCTCAACTGAAGCTGAAAACGGCGCGTGTGCTGGTGGTCGGCGCGGGTGGGCTTGGTTGTCCGGCGTTGCAGTATTTGGCGGCTGCAGGAGTGGGCACGCTGGGGATTGTCGATGATGACCGCGTGTGTCGTTCGAATTTGCAGCGGCAGATTTTGTTTGCGGAATCGGATGTGGGGCAGTCCAAGGCGGAGGTTGCGGCGGCGCGGCTGTTGGCAATGAATCCGGATGTGTGCTGCGAGGTGCATGCCACGCGTCTAACTATCGCGAATGCTTTAGAGCTGATCGGGGCGTATGATGTGGTGCTGGATGGTTCAGATAATTTTACTACACGGTATTTGGTGAACGATGCCTGTGTCTTGGCAGGCAAGCCTTTGATCTATGGTGCGTTGCAGGCCTTTCAAGGACAAGCGAGTGTCTTTAATTATGAAGGCGGCCCGACGTATCGCTGTCTCTTTCCAGAGCCACCCCGACCAGAGGATGCGCCCAATTGCTCCGAGGTGGGAGTGCTCGGTGTTTTGCCTGGGATGATTGGAGTGATCCAAGCCACCGAAGCGATCAAAGTGCTGACGGGGATTGGTGAGCCTTTGTCTGGTCGGCTATTAATCTACGATGCGCTGAAGATGAGTCAGACGACGGTGCGCTTTGAGCGTGTGCCTGAGGTGGCTGACGTGACGGAACTGACAGAGTTACAGTATTGCTGTTCGTTGCCGGAAGAGGATGTGGAGGAGGAGATTGCGGTGGATGCACTCCGCGCGCTGCGGGCGATTAATGCGAGTGCGATTCAGGTGATTGATGTGCGAGAATCTTGGGAGCGTGCGCTGTTTAAAATCGATTCAGTGCATATTCCACTCGGTGAAATACTTGAGCAGACGGCGGATATAACAGAGTTTGGCCTGCAACTGGATCGGCCGACCGTAGTGTATTGCAAAGCCGGAGGACGTAGTTTGAAGGCGCTGCATGTCTTGCGAGCGCAGTATGGTTTTTCGCGGATTTATAGCTTGAAAGGGGGCATGCAGGCTTGGGCGGCTGCGTTGTAA
- the rnhC gene encoding ribonuclease HIII — MPKKKTPKTEDEGPKVKKIYTIKLSQEQLEALGERLDSAPAGKWMHYDVAYSQFAFKGEGVNVVGYQSGKLVVQGKKTEDFVRDILEAEITGEARLGYDDVHNPEWFTLHAGCDESGKGDLFGPLVVACVVADEAMVREWIEAGVCDSKKITDNTILKLDKLIRQTKGVVIATAFARMTKYNHLYKKFGSNLNKLLAWYHGRGLNEALDKRPAPWGLLDQFTKEKLVDAYVAERKDFKLVSRTKAESDPVVAAASIVARAIYVREMKRLSDELQPILGEPLMKGASGKVLEQAKKIVAAKGPGELAGYAKMHFKTAYEAQGLEPPKKPAWSKFK, encoded by the coding sequence ATGCCGAAAAAGAAAACACCGAAGACGGAGGACGAAGGTCCAAAAGTTAAAAAGATTTATACGATCAAGCTGAGCCAAGAGCAGCTTGAGGCGTTGGGCGAACGCTTGGATTCGGCTCCGGCGGGTAAGTGGATGCATTACGATGTGGCTTATTCGCAGTTCGCTTTTAAGGGCGAGGGTGTGAATGTGGTCGGCTATCAGAGTGGCAAGCTGGTCGTGCAGGGCAAGAAGACCGAAGATTTTGTGCGTGATATTTTGGAAGCCGAGATCACGGGCGAGGCGCGTCTAGGCTACGACGATGTGCATAATCCCGAGTGGTTCACACTGCATGCTGGTTGTGACGAGAGTGGTAAGGGCGACTTGTTCGGGCCGCTGGTCGTTGCCTGTGTGGTGGCGGACGAAGCGATGGTGCGCGAATGGATCGAGGCGGGCGTCTGTGATAGTAAGAAGATCACGGACAACACGATTTTGAAGCTGGATAAGTTGATTCGTCAAACCAAGGGCGTGGTGATTGCGACTGCGTTTGCGCGGATGACGAAATACAACCATTTGTATAAGAAGTTTGGCAGTAATCTAAACAAGCTGCTCGCGTGGTATCATGGTCGCGGTCTCAATGAGGCGCTGGATAAACGCCCAGCGCCGTGGGGCTTGCTCGACCAATTTACCAAAGAAAAACTGGTGGATGCGTATGTCGCTGAGCGTAAAGATTTCAAATTGGTGAGCCGCACGAAGGCGGAGTCCGATCCGGTGGTGGCTGCGGCATCGATCGTGGCGCGTGCGATTTACGTGCGTGAGATGAAGCGACTCTCCGACGAACTGCAGCCGATTCTCGGCGAGCCTTTAATGAAAGGTGCGAGCGGGAAAGTGCTCGAGCAGGCCAAGAAGATCGTCGCAGCGAAAGGGCCAGGCGAGTTGGCGGGCTATGCGAAGATGCATTTTAAGACGGCCTATGAGGCGCAAGGCTTGGAGCCGCCGAAGAAGCCAGCTTGGTCGAAGTTTAAGTAG
- the thiH gene encoding 2-iminoacetate synthase ThiH: MSFIDTLNRLDWQTTKAAILAKQASDVERALARPVGQLTLEDFQALISPAAADSLEQMARISHTRTVERFGYTQQMYAPVYLSNVCSNICTYCGFSANNKIPRKILNESEIEQELEAVKALGMDHVLFVTGEANVRVGVPYLKKAFEIARRQFSSISMEVQPLDQDAYEALIDAGLSSVLVYQETYNRASYATYHPKGMKSNFEYRLETPDRLGRAGVKKIGLGALYGLDDWRTDSFMVATHLRYMEQTYWKTRYSLSFPRIRPHEGDFEPVSVMTDRDLVQLVCAYRMLSSEVELSMSTREHASFRDHAHKLGITTLSAGSKTNPGGYAVDPQTLEQFEISDDRSPAEVASMLRQGGYEVVWKDWDATYDGFDSSSSSNVEHRTLNV, from the coding sequence ATGAGTTTTATTGATACATTAAATCGTCTGGATTGGCAGACGACCAAGGCTGCAATTCTCGCGAAGCAAGCGAGTGATGTGGAGCGTGCTTTGGCACGGCCAGTCGGGCAGTTGACGCTGGAGGATTTTCAAGCGCTGATCTCGCCTGCTGCGGCTGACTCTTTGGAGCAAATGGCGCGGATCAGTCATACACGGACGGTGGAGCGGTTTGGCTATACGCAGCAGATGTATGCGCCAGTGTATCTGTCGAATGTGTGCAGTAATATTTGCACGTATTGCGGCTTTAGCGCGAATAACAAAATCCCACGGAAAATTCTCAATGAGTCTGAGATTGAGCAAGAGTTAGAGGCGGTCAAAGCCTTGGGGATGGATCACGTGCTGTTTGTTACTGGAGAAGCGAATGTGCGTGTGGGTGTGCCGTATTTGAAAAAAGCCTTTGAGATCGCGCGGCGTCAATTCTCCAGCATTTCAATGGAAGTGCAGCCACTGGATCAGGATGCGTATGAGGCGTTGATCGATGCCGGTCTGAGTTCGGTGTTGGTCTATCAGGAAACGTATAACCGTGCGTCCTACGCAACGTATCACCCGAAGGGGATGAAGAGCAACTTTGAGTATCGCTTGGAGACGCCTGATCGCTTGGGTCGTGCAGGGGTGAAGAAAATCGGATTGGGCGCATTGTATGGTCTGGATGATTGGCGCACGGATTCGTTCATGGTGGCGACACATCTGCGTTACATGGAGCAGACGTATTGGAAGACTCGCTACAGTTTGTCGTTTCCCCGCATACGACCGCACGAAGGCGACTTTGAGCCTGTCTCAGTGATGACAGATCGTGATCTGGTGCAATTAGTGTGTGCGTATCGAATGCTGAGTTCCGAGGTGGAGCTATCGATGTCGACCCGTGAGCATGCATCCTTCCGTGATCATGCACACAAGTTGGGGATTACTACGTTGAGCGCAGGTTCTAAGACGAATCCAGGTGGCTATGCCGTTGATCCACAGACGCTAGAGCAGTTTGAGATCTCGGATGATCGTAGTCCGGCGGAGGTGGCTAGCATGCTACGTCAGGGAGGCTATGAAGTGGTCTGGAAAGATTGGGATGCGACCTATGATGGCTTCGACTCGTCAAGCTCGTCGAACGTTGAACATCGAACTTTGAACGTTTAA
- a CDS encoding thiazole synthase translates to MKNKPLKIGGKTFESRLFVGTGKYASGAMMRDSIRATGSQLVTMAMRRVQTHGGDDGIMEFMEMDRYRLLPNTSGVRDAKEAVFAAQLAREALGTNWLKLEIHPDPKYLMPDPIETLKAAEILVKEGFVVLPYVHADPVLCKRLEDVGVAAVMPLAAPIGTNEGLAARRFLEIIIAQSQVPVVIDAGLGLPSHAADAMEIGADAVLVNTAIATARDPIAMGAAFKMAVECGRVAYEAGRGAQSTEAVASSPLTAFLEA, encoded by the coding sequence ATGAAGAATAAACCATTAAAAATTGGGGGTAAAACCTTCGAGTCACGTCTGTTTGTAGGCACCGGAAAATATGCTTCGGGTGCAATGATGCGTGATAGCATTCGAGCCACTGGTAGTCAGTTGGTGACGATGGCGATGCGTCGTGTGCAGACGCATGGCGGCGATGACGGCATCATGGAATTCATGGAGATGGATCGCTATCGTTTGTTGCCTAATACTTCCGGTGTGCGTGACGCTAAAGAAGCGGTCTTTGCGGCGCAGTTGGCGCGTGAGGCGTTGGGCACGAATTGGTTGAAATTAGAGATTCACCCCGATCCAAAGTATTTGATGCCGGATCCGATCGAGACGCTGAAAGCAGCTGAGATCTTAGTGAAAGAAGGCTTTGTCGTGCTACCGTATGTGCATGCCGACCCTGTGCTGTGTAAGCGCTTAGAGGATGTCGGCGTGGCTGCAGTGATGCCGCTGGCGGCACCCATCGGCACGAATGAAGGATTGGCGGCGCGTCGTTTCTTGGAGATTATCATCGCGCAGAGTCAGGTGCCCGTGGTGATTGATGCGGGTCTCGGCTTACCTTCACATGCGGCCGATGCCATGGAGATCGGAGCCGACGCAGTGTTGGTGAATACCGCAATTGCGACGGCTCGTGATCCGATTGCTATGGGCGCTGCCTTTAAGATGGCAGTTGAGTGTGGGCGTGTCGCGTATGAAGCAGGCCGTGGTGCACAATCGACCGAGGCCGTGGCATCGTCACCGCTGACTGCGTTCTTGGAGGCTTAG
- the thiE gene encoding thiamine phosphate synthase: MNEIPIQCLTQDGIEMSHEAQVLALCAAGAQWIQLRFKEATDDAVAMVADACLPVCRARGVRLIVDDRIHVALSVGADGVHLGKLDMPWHEARALAGQDFIIGGTVNSVADALRASEPGLLDYVGVGPYRFTETKKNLAPILSGGEWQEILRTLGPIPSYAIGGICVEDLPELRERGVTGVAVCSGVYRHAEVTDNYRAFLDAWESEAVGV; this comes from the coding sequence ATGAATGAAATACCAATACAGTGTTTAACTCAGGATGGCATCGAGATGTCTCACGAAGCTCAGGTGTTGGCGCTTTGTGCTGCTGGTGCTCAGTGGATACAGTTGCGCTTTAAGGAGGCGACTGATGATGCAGTCGCAATGGTGGCTGACGCGTGCCTGCCTGTGTGCCGTGCACGTGGTGTGCGTCTGATTGTGGATGACCGCATACATGTCGCACTGTCGGTCGGTGCGGATGGTGTGCATTTGGGCAAATTAGATATGCCATGGCACGAGGCGCGTGCGCTTGCAGGGCAGGATTTTATTATAGGGGGCACCGTAAACTCAGTCGCAGATGCACTGCGCGCGAGTGAGCCGGGCTTGCTGGATTATGTTGGCGTGGGGCCGTATCGTTTTACTGAGACGAAGAAGAATCTCGCTCCGATTCTTTCAGGCGGGGAGTGGCAGGAAATTTTACGCACACTTGGGCCGATTCCGTCGTATGCCATCGGTGGGATTTGCGTTGAGGATTTACCGGAACTTCGTGAGCGCGGGGTAACTGGTGTGGCTGTGTGCTCGGGTGTGTATCGACATGCCGAAGTAACAGATAATTACCGCGCATTTCTCGATGCGTGGGAGTCGGAGGCAGTCGGTGTTTGA
- the thiD gene encoding bifunctional hydroxymethylpyrimidine kinase/phosphomethylpyrimidine kinase, with translation MNAPPHVLTISGSDSSGRAGMQADNRAIHCCGCFPLNVLTAVTLQGPKGVESVELMSPDFVEQQLRSMLKSYDVKAIKSGMLGSVEIVCRVAQVLSEYPDIPYVLDPVMCSSSGTRLLEIEAIEALRTGLMPRATLTTPNLDEVEILSGIADDAWEAGAELARSSGQAILLKGGHATGENCDDWLFYPDGRRYCHRDERVETLNTRGTGCALSALIAAHLALEPYELESAIKSAKDQLSCSLYEHAKVGWKGGGPSFYD, from the coding sequence ATGAACGCACCACCTCATGTCTTAACGATTTCGGGCTCTGATAGTTCAGGGCGCGCAGGGATGCAGGCAGACAATCGCGCGATTCACTGCTGCGGTTGTTTTCCGCTTAACGTGTTGACTGCGGTGACTCTGCAGGGTCCAAAGGGGGTGGAGTCGGTTGAGCTGATGTCGCCCGACTTTGTAGAGCAACAGCTTCGATCCATGCTCAAGTCGTATGATGTGAAAGCGATTAAGAGCGGTATGCTCGGCAGTGTTGAGATTGTGTGTCGGGTCGCTCAAGTCTTGAGTGAGTATCCCGATATTCCCTATGTGTTAGATCCAGTGATGTGCTCGAGTAGTGGCACGCGTTTACTAGAGATCGAAGCGATCGAAGCCTTGCGCACCGGCTTGATGCCGCGCGCGACGTTGACGACGCCGAACCTCGATGAGGTTGAGATTTTGTCTGGCATCGCTGATGACGCGTGGGAGGCAGGCGCTGAACTGGCGAGATCGAGTGGTCAGGCGATTTTATTGAAAGGCGGGCATGCCACGGGGGAGAATTGCGATGACTGGTTGTTTTATCCAGATGGTCGCCGATATTGTCATCGTGACGAGCGTGTTGAGACTCTGAATACGCGCGGCACAGGATGCGCGCTGAGTGCGTTGATTGCGGCGCATCTCGCGTTGGAACCATATGAGCTGGAGAGTGCGATCAAGTCTGCGAAGGATCAATTGTCATGCTCGTTATATGAGCATGCAAAGGTCGGCTGGAAGGGCGGTGGCCCGAGTTTTTATGACTGA
- a CDS encoding thiamine phosphate synthase → MFEWLAVSPEADYPEEAFVIERLLDAGLCLYHVRKPGWTLAQCESLLEQLPQWCRGRVVIHEHYSLVAEYMLAGCHMKDRLDAVELRSRWHAPSMSRSLHRISDLDTDMSGWNYGFLSPIFPSLTKVGYTAPWTLDQLQQALLQYAGASLYALGGVDAGNCAVCADLGFAGAVLHGALWLDDAPIKQFNEIKRTV, encoded by the coding sequence ATGTTTGAGTGGCTCGCAGTTTCTCCGGAAGCGGATTACCCTGAGGAGGCGTTCGTGATTGAGCGTCTCCTCGATGCGGGGCTCTGCCTGTATCACGTGCGTAAGCCCGGGTGGACACTGGCGCAGTGTGAGTCGTTGCTGGAGCAGTTGCCGCAATGGTGCCGTGGGCGAGTCGTAATCCATGAACATTATAGCTTAGTAGCAGAGTATATGCTCGCAGGGTGCCATATGAAGGATCGACTTGATGCAGTTGAGCTTCGCTCTCGGTGGCATGCGCCTTCGATGAGCCGCTCGCTGCATCGTATCAGTGATTTGGATACGGATATGTCAGGCTGGAACTATGGATTCTTGAGCCCCATATTTCCGTCGCTTACAAAGGTCGGTTATACCGCGCCATGGACGTTGGATCAGTTGCAGCAGGCCTTGTTGCAGTATGCCGGCGCTTCGCTGTATGCGCTTGGAGGAGTTGATGCTGGGAATTGTGCGGTCTGCGCCGATTTAGGATTCGCAGGGGCAGTGTTACACGGGGCGTTATGGTTAGATGACGCGCCCATCAAACAATTTAATGAAATTAAGAGGACCGTATAA
- the katG gene encoding catalase/peroxidase HPI, with protein MSDISKCPVMGGSHANNATATSSNQQWWPNQLNLRMLRQHSNLSDPMGEDFDYIEAFKTLDLDALIADLNALMTDSQDWWPADYGHYGPFFIRMAWHSAGTYRISDGRGGASTGSQRFAPLNSWPDNVNLDKARRLLWPIKQKYGRKLSWADLMVLAGNCALESMGFKTCGFSGGRADVWEPGEDIYWGAEGEWLADERYSGDRDLEEPLAAVQMGLIYVNPEGPNGEPDPLASARDIRDTFGRMAMNDEETVALIAGGHTFGKAHGAANPDEHVGPEPEGASLQEQGLGWTSSYGSGNAGDTISSGLEGAWNWTPTKWDNSYLDTLYAFDWVQTKSPAGATQWIPADGAAAKTVPDAHDPEKRHAPIMFTSDLALKMDPIYAPIAKRFHENPNEFAEAFAKAWFKLTHRDMGPISRYVGPLVPETTEIWQDPIPAVNHPLIDAQDIAELKSALLGSELSIAQLVNTAWASASTFRNSDKRGGANGARIRLAPQKDWAANNPEELAKVLQLLEGIQAEFNNKQTDDKQVSLADLIVLGGCAAVEQAAKDAGHAVAVSFTPGRMDAPQEDTDVEAFAPLEPKADGFRNYQDHELKTPAEALLIDKAQLLSLTAPEMTVLVGGMRALNANTAQSPLGVFTKRPETLTNDFFVELLDMNTQWKVSPRCPHFYEGTEHGSSESKWMASSVDLVFGSNSELRAIAEVYASDDAQQTFVEDFVEAWTKVMNLDRFDLA; from the coding sequence ATGTCAGACATCAGTAAATGCCCGGTTATGGGCGGATCGCACGCCAACAATGCCACTGCCACCTCATCTAACCAGCAATGGTGGCCGAATCAGCTCAACCTGAGAATGCTGCGCCAGCACTCCAATTTGTCGGATCCCATGGGCGAAGACTTTGACTACATCGAGGCATTCAAGACCCTCGACCTAGACGCGCTCATCGCCGACCTCAACGCCCTCATGACGGATTCTCAAGACTGGTGGCCTGCGGACTACGGACATTACGGCCCGTTTTTCATTCGCATGGCATGGCACAGCGCCGGCACCTACCGTATCTCCGATGGCCGCGGAGGCGCTAGCACAGGTTCACAACGCTTCGCACCGCTCAACAGCTGGCCAGACAACGTCAATCTCGACAAAGCCCGCCGCCTACTCTGGCCCATCAAACAAAAATACGGCCGCAAGCTCTCCTGGGCCGATCTCATGGTGCTCGCTGGTAATTGCGCACTTGAAAGCATGGGCTTCAAAACCTGCGGCTTCTCCGGAGGACGCGCCGACGTCTGGGAGCCGGGCGAAGATATCTACTGGGGCGCTGAAGGCGAATGGCTTGCCGACGAGCGCTACAGTGGCGACCGCGACCTCGAAGAACCATTGGCTGCCGTGCAAATGGGCCTCATTTACGTCAACCCCGAAGGCCCGAATGGCGAGCCCGACCCGCTCGCCTCTGCACGCGACATTCGCGACACCTTCGGTCGCATGGCCATGAATGATGAAGAAACCGTCGCACTGATCGCCGGCGGCCATACCTTTGGCAAAGCGCACGGCGCAGCCAATCCCGACGAACATGTAGGGCCCGAACCAGAAGGCGCCAGCCTCCAAGAGCAAGGCCTAGGCTGGACGAGCAGCTATGGCAGCGGCAATGCAGGTGACACCATCAGCAGCGGCCTCGAAGGCGCATGGAACTGGACGCCGACTAAATGGGACAACAGCTACCTCGATACACTCTATGCATTCGATTGGGTGCAGACGAAAAGCCCTGCGGGTGCCACACAATGGATCCCCGCAGATGGGGCGGCCGCAAAGACCGTCCCCGACGCACACGATCCCGAAAAGCGCCACGCACCGATCATGTTCACCTCAGACCTAGCACTGAAGATGGATCCGATCTACGCACCTATCGCTAAACGCTTCCATGAGAATCCCAACGAGTTTGCAGAAGCCTTTGCCAAGGCTTGGTTCAAACTCACGCACCGCGACATGGGGCCGATCTCACGCTATGTCGGACCACTCGTGCCCGAGACTACTGAGATCTGGCAAGACCCGATCCCCGCGGTGAATCATCCGCTCATCGACGCGCAAGACATCGCAGAGCTCAAAAGCGCCCTCCTCGGCTCCGAACTCTCGATCGCACAACTCGTCAACACCGCATGGGCCTCTGCTTCCACCTTCCGCAATTCCGATAAACGCGGCGGTGCCAATGGCGCACGCATTCGCCTCGCTCCGCAAAAGGATTGGGCAGCCAATAATCCCGAAGAACTCGCCAAGGTGCTGCAACTCCTCGAAGGCATTCAAGCCGAGTTCAACAACAAGCAGACCGACGACAAACAAGTCTCCCTCGCGGATCTTATCGTGCTCGGTGGTTGCGCTGCAGTCGAGCAAGCCGCAAAAGATGCTGGCCATGCAGTCGCCGTGTCCTTCACCCCGGGCCGTATGGATGCCCCGCAAGAGGACACCGATGTCGAGGCCTTTGCACCACTGGAGCCAAAAGCAGACGGATTTCGCAACTATCAAGATCACGAGCTAAAGACACCCGCCGAAGCCTTACTCATCGACAAGGCGCAACTGCTGTCCCTCACAGCGCCAGAGATGACTGTCCTCGTTGGTGGCATGCGCGCGCTGAACGCCAACACCGCTCAGTCGCCGCTCGGTGTTTTCACCAAGCGCCCAGAGACCTTGACCAACGACTTCTTTGTCGAACTACTCGACATGAATACACAATGGAAAGTCTCTCCACGTTGTCCGCATTTCTATGAAGGCACCGAACATGGCAGCAGCGAAAGCAAATGGATGGCCTCCTCCGTAGATCTCGTCTTCGGCTCCAACTCAGAGCTCCGCGCCATCGCCGAAGTCTACGCCAGCGACGACGCCCAACAGACCTTCGTCGAAGACTTCGTCGAAGCTTGGACAAAGGTCATGAACCTAGACCGCTTCGATCTGGCATAA